Below is a window of Halanaerobiaceae bacterium ANBcell28 DNA.
TAAATTTAGATAGGAACGTATTAATTGAAGATATAGTATTAAATATTAATCCTGGAGAAGTTGTATGTTATGATCCTATAATTGATTTGCCTCCGATAAGATGTTCAAACCATTGGATAAGTAGAACGATAAATATAAACCCAGAATATGAAGTTGATTTACTTGTGGTAAGATTTCCACTAATAGAATCAGGAGTTGTTGAACTATATGACATAAATGGCAATAGTATATTACGTGAAAGCGGTTCGGGAAACAAAAGATATGAGTTAAATGGAGAATATATAAGCAGGATAAGTATATCGGGGACAGTATCAGCATCCACATCTGTAACTTTGTATGAAAAGGGTTATGTTATTGAAGATAATGATTCTTAGCTGATATAATTCTATACTATAACTAGTTTAAATTATTGACTTGTTTATATTAAGTGTAATACAATGTAAATTAAGAAATAAAGATTTGAAAAATGATATTGTTTCACATATTTAAGGAGGTTTATTGATGGAAAAAATAAGTAGCTTTACAGTTGACCATATAAAACTAGAACCTGGTGTATATGTTTCAAGAAAAGATAAGGTAGGAGAGGGAGCTATAACTACCTTTGATTTGCGAATAACTAATCCAAATATAGAGCCAGTTATGAATACAGGTGAAGTACATGCTTTTGAACATTTAGGAGCTACTTTCTTAAGAAATAGTGAAGATTATGCGGATAAAACAATTTACTTTGGTCCAATGGGCTGTCGAACAGGTTTTTATTTATTACTTAATGGAGATTATAAGCCTAAAGATATTAATAATCTATTAATTGATTTATGCAATTTTATTATTGATTTTGATGATGAGATACCAGGAGCTACAGCTAAAGATTGTGGAAATTATCTTGATATGAATTTACCTATGGCAAAGTTTTATGCTAAAAAGTATCTTGAAGTCTTATCAGATATTAAAGAAGGAAATATGATTTATCCAGATTAGTTTTGCCAAATATATTTCACGATACGTAATTATTAGTTTTGAGGAGTGGGTGAACTTGCTTGGAATAATTGGAGCTATGGATCAGGAAGTGGCTGCTATTTTAGAAAAGCTTTCTGATAAAGAATTAAAAGAGTATTATGCTATCAAGTACTGGAAGGGTTATATTAATGGAATTGAATGTGTTATTGGTCAATCAGGTATTGGTAAAGTTAATGCAGCTAGATGTACACAAATAATGATTGATAAATATAAGCCAGATTCGATTATCAATATCGGTTCTGCTGGAGCTTTAAATCC
It encodes the following:
- a CDS encoding S-ribosylhomocysteine lyase encodes the protein MEKISSFTVDHIKLEPGVYVSRKDKVGEGAITTFDLRITNPNIEPVMNTGEVHAFEHLGATFLRNSEDYADKTIYFGPMGCRTGFYLLLNGDYKPKDINNLLIDLCNFIIDFDDEIPGATAKDCGNYLDMNLPMAKFYAKKYLEVLSDIKEGNMIYPD